One part of the Nostoc sp. PCC 7120 = FACHB-418 genome encodes these proteins:
- a CDS encoding TMEM165/GDT1 family protein — translation MLTAFTAGLLLITVSELGDKTFFIAMILAMHHSRRWVFTGVVGALAAMTILSVLFGKAASLLPPVYIYYAEITLFIAFGLKLLYDASKMSAAADKAEVMEEMEEAKAAVEKADLQLPKQKTPLSIILEAFVLTFMAEWGDRTQIATIALAAGNNIIGVTIGAILGHAICAAIAVIGGKMIAGKISERQLTFAGGCLFLIFGIVAAIEGV, via the coding sequence GTGCTAACAGCTTTTACCGCAGGTTTATTACTAATTACAGTTTCAGAACTGGGAGATAAAACTTTCTTCATCGCCATGATCTTGGCAATGCACCATTCCCGACGATGGGTATTTACAGGAGTGGTGGGCGCTTTAGCCGCAATGACAATACTCTCGGTATTATTTGGCAAAGCTGCATCTCTATTGCCACCAGTGTACATTTATTACGCTGAAATAACCTTATTTATTGCCTTTGGTCTGAAACTGTTGTATGACGCTAGTAAGATGTCGGCGGCGGCGGATAAAGCTGAAGTGATGGAAGAGATGGAAGAGGCGAAAGCAGCCGTAGAAAAAGCAGATTTACAGCTACCAAAACAAAAAACGCCCTTATCAATTATATTAGAAGCCTTTGTCTTGACCTTTATGGCAGAGTGGGGCGATCGCACCCAAATAGCCACCATAGCCTTAGCCGCAGGTAATAACATTATTGGTGTCACCATAGGAGCCATTTTAGGTCATGCCATTTGTGCGGCGATCGCTGTCATTGGGGGCAAAATGATTGCCGGGAAAATTTCTGAACGTCAGCTTACCTTTGCCGGCGGATGCCTATTTTTGATTTTTGGTATTGTCGCCGCTATTGAAGGAGTGTAA
- a CDS encoding tetratricopeptide repeat protein: MSQPRNRWIVQLILALAVLAFVGVSVVPIIGALNDNTSPSNQNSASNQGDSLASNQQSKLADEVRGYELVLQREPENQTALKGLLQARLQLLALKQGNVQSVIEPLEKLAKLNPNQSEYGVLLAQAKQQIGDKEGAATAYRSILDTKPGDLKALQGMVVLLLDQQRPEAAVGLLQDTLTNAAQANTIQPGSVDVVAVQVLLGNVHAAQKRYPQAISAFDQAIQKDTKDFRPVLAKAMLLKQQGKATEAKPLFDSALALAPAQYKDEINKAATVSPAPAPPAPPAPTPESTPKQ, from the coding sequence GTGTCTCAACCGCGCAATCGGTGGATAGTTCAACTCATCTTGGCGCTAGCAGTTCTAGCTTTTGTGGGTGTTTCAGTTGTTCCCATTATTGGGGCGTTGAATGATAATACGTCACCCTCAAACCAGAATAGTGCTAGTAACCAAGGCGACTCGCTCGCCTCTAATCAACAATCCAAATTGGCAGACGAAGTACGTGGATATGAATTGGTTTTACAACGGGAACCAGAAAATCAAACTGCATTGAAGGGTTTATTACAAGCGCGGCTGCAACTTTTAGCTTTAAAACAAGGTAATGTCCAGAGCGTGATAGAGCCTCTGGAAAAGCTAGCCAAGCTTAATCCTAATCAGTCGGAGTATGGAGTGCTATTAGCCCAAGCCAAACAGCAAATTGGTGACAAGGAAGGGGCGGCTACAGCTTATCGCTCAATTTTGGATACCAAACCTGGTGATTTAAAGGCTTTGCAAGGGATGGTAGTTCTTTTGTTAGATCAGCAACGTCCAGAAGCTGCGGTTGGTTTGTTGCAAGATACTCTGACTAATGCTGCCCAAGCCAATACCATCCAGCCGGGGAGTGTGGATGTAGTGGCTGTACAGGTGCTACTGGGTAATGTTCATGCTGCTCAGAAACGTTATCCTCAAGCGATTTCGGCATTTGACCAAGCAATTCAGAAAGATACGAAGGATTTTCGTCCAGTTTTGGCAAAGGCTATGCTGTTGAAGCAACAAGGAAAAGCCACCGAGGCTAAACCTTTGTTTGATAGTGCCTTGGCTTTAGCGCCGGCTCAATACAAAGATGAGATTAATAAAGCCGCAACTGTATCTCCTGCACCTGCTCCGCCTGCACCTCCCGCTCCCACTCCTGAAAGCACCCCGAAGCAATAA
- a CDS encoding homocysteine biosynthesis protein, with product MRTIAEINEKINRKTATVLTVEELKARVLEVGVSKVAQEVDVVTTGTFEPMESTGAILNLGHTDPPIKIRRCWLDGVPAYSGFGAVDLYLGASCAVDLMDGEEVRERGGGHVIEDLIAGKPIHVRAQGQVTDCYPRASFETTITRDTINQFYLFNPRNLYQNFIVGVNGGDRPLHTYLGPLQPRLGNAVYSNPGAISPLFNDPNLQLVGIGTRIFLGGGIGYVAWEGTQHFPLQKRLANQTPIGPAATLALIGDAKQMDARWVRGCYFKSYGPSLMLGVGIPLPVLNEEVVEHCAVQDQDLVAPIVDFSIPRRVRPTFGLVSYAQLKSGRITIEGKTVRAAPLASMFLARQVALELKQWIEAGSFTLTEPVAPIPKERSFLPQDRWTDF from the coding sequence ATGCGAACTATTGCGGAAATTAATGAAAAAATTAACCGTAAAACGGCGACAGTCCTAACGGTTGAGGAATTAAAGGCACGAGTTTTAGAAGTTGGTGTGAGTAAAGTTGCTCAAGAGGTTGATGTAGTTACTACTGGCACTTTTGAACCAATGGAATCAACTGGCGCTATTCTCAATCTCGGACACACTGACCCACCAATCAAAATTCGCCGTTGCTGGTTAGATGGTGTTCCAGCATACAGTGGTTTTGGGGCTGTTGATTTATACCTGGGTGCTAGCTGTGCTGTAGACTTGATGGACGGTGAAGAAGTCCGAGAACGTGGCGGCGGTCATGTGATCGAAGATTTAATCGCAGGTAAACCTATACACGTCAGAGCGCAAGGACAGGTAACTGATTGTTATCCGAGAGCGAGTTTTGAAACAACAATTACCCGCGACACGATAAATCAGTTTTATCTATTCAATCCTCGGAATCTCTACCAAAATTTTATCGTAGGTGTGAATGGAGGCGATCGCCCACTTCATACTTATCTCGGCCCCTTACAACCACGTTTGGGTAATGCTGTTTACTCCAATCCTGGGGCAATTTCTCCCCTATTCAATGACCCTAACTTACAACTCGTTGGTATTGGCACAAGAATTTTCTTGGGTGGTGGGATTGGTTATGTGGCTTGGGAAGGTACTCAACACTTTCCCTTACAAAAGCGCCTAGCCAATCAAACCCCAATTGGCCCGGCGGCGACTCTAGCTTTAATTGGTGATGCCAAGCAAATGGATGCTCGTTGGGTGAGGGGTTGTTATTTCAAAAGCTATGGTCCTTCGTTGATGTTGGGCGTAGGTATCCCACTGCCGGTGTTAAATGAAGAGGTTGTAGAACACTGTGCAGTTCAAGACCAAGATTTAGTAGCGCCAATAGTAGACTTTTCCATTCCTCGGCGCGTTCGTCCCACATTTGGTTTGGTGAGTTACGCCCAACTCAAGTCTGGGCGTATCACCATTGAGGGCAAAACAGTCCGGGCTGCTCCTTTGGCTAGTATGTTTCTAGCTCGACAGGTAGCCTTAGAGTTAAAACAGTGGATTGAGGCAGGTAGTTTCACTCTTACGGAACCAGTAGCACCGATTCCCAAAGAGCGTTCGTTTCTGCCTCAAGACCGTTGGACGGATTTTTAG
- a CDS encoding ATP-binding protein: MKSELHVPSDLNYLNIVEHWLLGCLKIQLGESVDWSRQSSRLRLALVEAYSNVVRHAHKEQPNLPILLRLEFKERDIALEIWDYGTGFDMSTYFPPNPDDRQEGGYGWLIMNRLMDKVEYQLQVDGANCLKLEATIPELANN, translated from the coding sequence ATGAAAAGTGAGCTTCACGTACCAAGCGACTTGAACTATTTAAACATAGTGGAACACTGGTTATTGGGATGCTTGAAAATCCAATTAGGAGAATCTGTTGATTGGTCAAGACAGTCCAGTCGCTTACGTTTAGCGTTAGTAGAAGCTTACTCTAACGTTGTGCGTCATGCCCATAAAGAGCAACCAAATTTACCAATCTTACTACGCTTGGAATTTAAAGAACGAGATATTGCTTTAGAAATTTGGGACTACGGCACAGGTTTTGATATGTCTACCTACTTCCCGCCCAATCCTGATGATAGGCAAGAAGGCGGCTATGGTTGGCTAATTATGAATCGTTTAATGGATAAAGTCGAATATCAGTTACAAGTTGATGGGGCTAATTGTCTCAAGTTAGAAGCTACTATACCGGAATTAGCTAATAATTAA
- a CDS encoding SpoIIE family protein phosphatase has protein sequence MTETKVEKLKLMVVDDEPDNLDLLYRTFRRDFQVYKANHARKALEILAQEGEMAVIISDQRMPEMNGTEFLSLTVEKFPDTIRILLTGFTDVEDLVEAINSGQVFKYITKPWNPERLKNLVEQATDTYRLVKKRTHELRRSLRRESLFNAVTTAIRESLDYESMLQKIAATIGQTFEATCCLLKPVENNRLTANQFYYQNPAYNLPDSAFDPATLISQVLETGHYQIAQEIYNDNPCNYLVVPLSYQQHLLAVLALYQWGREHPWQDEDIQLITGVAEQAALAVSQAKLYQRLQEKQQQISAELEVARQIQNNLLRQTLPDIKSAKLQACCYPAREVGGDFFEIFVHPTKGDVWLAVGDVSGKGVPAALFMASAISVLRRELAQEIPAEPNVVIHNLNHALCDDLISNNCFITFVLARYTPTTRELVYANAGHIYPLVWSNQIAPEKPNYLTVRGIPLGILPKWQAKSGSLILAPGDTLLLASDGITEAMVSNSLLKQVKTVGGVQLASHSMLNQDGLWQLLQQEPQPLSLNHLLSRIQADNHIQEDDQTILSLEVL, from the coding sequence ATGACGGAAACTAAGGTAGAAAAACTGAAGCTCATGGTAGTAGACGATGAGCCAGATAATTTAGATTTACTCTACCGTACTTTTAGGCGAGACTTTCAAGTATATAAAGCTAATCATGCCCGGAAAGCTTTGGAAATTCTAGCTCAAGAAGGCGAAATGGCTGTAATTATTTCAGATCAAAGAATGCCTGAAATGAACGGTACCGAATTTCTCAGCCTGACAGTAGAAAAATTTCCCGACACCATTCGGATTTTACTTACTGGTTTTACAGATGTGGAAGATTTGGTAGAAGCCATTAACTCTGGTCAGGTTTTCAAATACATCACCAAACCTTGGAACCCTGAAAGGCTAAAAAATCTAGTTGAGCAAGCTACTGATACATATCGGTTGGTCAAAAAGCGCACCCACGAATTGCGTCGGTCTTTGCGGCGGGAATCCTTATTTAACGCCGTCACAACAGCAATTCGAGAGTCCTTAGATTATGAGAGTATGCTGCAAAAAATCGCAGCTACCATTGGACAAACCTTTGAAGCTACTTGTTGTTTACTCAAACCAGTAGAAAACAACCGCCTCACTGCAAATCAGTTTTATTATCAAAATCCAGCATACAACTTACCTGATAGCGCCTTTGATCCTGCTACTTTAATTTCCCAAGTACTCGAAACCGGCCATTATCAAATTGCCCAAGAGATATACAATGACAATCCCTGTAACTACTTGGTTGTCCCCCTATCTTACCAACAGCACTTGTTAGCTGTCTTGGCTCTTTACCAGTGGGGACGAGAGCATCCTTGGCAAGACGAAGATATTCAATTAATTACGGGTGTGGCTGAACAAGCAGCTTTAGCCGTTTCCCAAGCAAAACTCTACCAACGCCTGCAAGAAAAACAACAGCAAATTAGTGCTGAATTAGAAGTGGCGCGGCAAATTCAAAATAATTTACTACGCCAAACCCTACCGGATATAAAAAGCGCAAAATTACAAGCTTGCTGCTATCCTGCAAGAGAAGTAGGAGGCGATTTTTTTGAAATCTTTGTTCACCCCACCAAAGGTGATGTGTGGTTAGCAGTCGGTGATGTTTCCGGTAAAGGCGTACCTGCTGCTTTATTCATGGCTAGTGCAATTTCTGTTTTAAGACGGGAATTAGCCCAAGAAATCCCAGCCGAACCCAATGTAGTTATACACAATCTCAATCATGCCTTATGTGATGACTTAATTAGTAACAATTGCTTTATTACTTTTGTGCTAGCTCGTTATACACCTACTACTAGAGAGTTAGTCTATGCAAATGCTGGACATATTTATCCCCTGGTTTGGTCAAATCAAATTGCCCCAGAAAAACCTAACTATCTTACCGTGAGAGGCATTCCTTTAGGCATTTTACCGAAATGGCAGGCTAAGTCGGGTAGTTTGATTCTGGCCCCCGGAGATACACTACTGCTGGCCAGTGATGGTATCACGGAAGCAATGGTATCAAATAGCTTATTGAAACAAGTAAAAACCGTGGGTGGCGTTCAGCTAGCAAGTCATTCTATGCTGAATCAAGATGGTCTGTGGCAACTCTTACAACAAGAGCCTCAACCACTATCTCTCAACCATTTACTATCACGGATTCAGGCAGATAACCACATTCAAGAAGATGATCAAACCATACTCTCACTGGAGGTTTTGTAA
- a CDS encoding response regulator transcription factor, whose product MNKIRIALIEDHDLTRVGIRTALLQKEEIEVVGEAANATEGLNMLKKVQPDIAIVDIGLPDKDGIELTKELKSISNGADLPTKVLILTLRDNKEAVLAAFAAGADSYCMKDIRFDNLLEAVRVTYNGNAWIDPAIARIVLQQAQQQSPKPVTTITEAKNSFANSETEDNLETIDSYTLTERELEVLQLIVEGCSNAVIAERLYITVGTVKTHVRNILNKLCADDRTQAAVRALRSGLVG is encoded by the coding sequence ATGAATAAAATTCGGATTGCGCTGATTGAGGATCATGATCTCACCCGTGTGGGTATTCGGACAGCACTGCTACAAAAAGAAGAAATTGAAGTGGTGGGAGAAGCTGCCAATGCGACAGAAGGACTAAATATGTTAAAAAAGGTACAACCAGATATTGCGATCGTCGATATCGGTTTGCCAGATAAAGACGGAATTGAGCTAACAAAGGAATTAAAATCAATCAGTAACGGCGCAGACTTACCAACAAAAGTATTGATTTTAACCTTGCGTGATAATAAAGAAGCAGTTTTGGCAGCTTTCGCAGCTGGGGCTGATTCTTACTGTATGAAAGATATTAGGTTTGATAATCTACTGGAAGCAGTTAGAGTAACTTATAATGGCAACGCTTGGATTGATCCAGCGATCGCCAGAATTGTACTACAACAAGCACAACAACAGTCTCCAAAACCAGTAACCACCATAACAGAAGCGAAAAATTCCTTCGCAAACTCAGAAACCGAAGATAACTTAGAGACTATCGACTCCTATACCCTGACGGAAAGAGAGTTAGAAGTATTACAGCTAATTGTCGAAGGCTGTAGTAACGCGGTCATCGCTGAACGCCTTTACATTACAGTCGGCACTGTAAAAACCCACGTTCGCAATATTCTCAATAAACTCTGCGCCGATGACCGCACCCAAGCTGCTGTCCGCGCCTTACGCTCTGGATTAGTGGGTTAA
- a CDS encoding WecB/TagA/CpsF family glycosyltransferase → MFPSSKVFSVLGIPVHVMSDYPSWLLECLRQGKGAHVVTLNAEMTMQAQQNTSLNNIIQNAELVIPDGAGVVMYLRWLCWQKVQRCPGIELAETLLKAIGQEQADKTVFFYGGAPGVTAQAANDWQQKIPSLNIVGTHSGYHSAQEEQQLQKTLAQLQPQVILVGLGVPRQELWIAQNRHLCPQAIWIGVGGSFDIWSGSKDRAPAWLANNNLEWLYRLYKEPWRWRRMLALPQFAVKAFVYRLTMKGAI, encoded by the coding sequence ATGTTTCCATCATCTAAAGTGTTTTCAGTACTGGGAATTCCAGTTCATGTAATGAGTGACTATCCGAGTTGGTTACTGGAATGCCTGCGACAGGGGAAAGGCGCTCATGTAGTGACACTCAATGCAGAAATGACGATGCAGGCACAGCAAAATACATCATTGAACAACATAATTCAGAATGCTGAATTAGTAATTCCTGATGGTGCAGGAGTGGTGATGTATTTGCGGTGGCTTTGTTGGCAAAAAGTCCAGCGCTGTCCGGGAATTGAACTGGCGGAAACTTTGTTAAAAGCAATCGGTCAAGAGCAAGCAGATAAAACTGTATTCTTCTATGGAGGAGCGCCAGGAGTAACTGCACAAGCGGCGAATGATTGGCAGCAAAAAATACCTAGTTTGAATATAGTAGGTACTCACTCCGGTTACCATTCTGCACAAGAAGAACAACAACTGCAAAAAACTCTCGCCCAATTACAACCACAGGTAATTTTGGTTGGTTTGGGTGTTCCACGGCAAGAATTATGGATTGCCCAAAATCGTCACTTGTGTCCTCAAGCCATTTGGATTGGTGTTGGTGGTAGTTTTGATATTTGGTCAGGAAGCAAAGATCGCGCCCCCGCTTGGTTGGCTAATAATAATTTGGAATGGCTATATCGTTTATATAAAGAGCCTTGGCGTTGGCGGCGAATGTTGGCTCTGCCTCAGTTTGCGGTGAAAGCTTTTGTTTACCGTTTGACTATGAAGGGTGCGATTTAG
- the ftsE gene encoding cell division ATP-binding protein FtsE has translation MPLLTNPVTAEQAIHEKASPTQEESVTTSNMVQLNGVTKTYANGCHALLDINLEIKKKEFLFITGPSGSGKSTLLKLLYGEELPTQGEVIVNDCSVTNLRGDRLSLLRRRIGIVFQDYKLIPQRTVAENVTFVLQAQGYTRKEIQRRLEPTLKLVGLLSKADCFPDQLSGGEQQRVSIARAIVGTPPLILADEPTGNLDPDNSWQVMQILQKLNAFGATVIVTTHDEQLVRRCNRPVVQVRDGRLYRK, from the coding sequence ATGCCCCTATTAACGAATCCAGTCACTGCCGAACAGGCTATTCATGAAAAAGCAAGTCCAACCCAAGAGGAAAGTGTTACTACCAGTAATATGGTGCAGTTAAATGGGGTGACCAAAACCTATGCTAATGGTTGCCATGCCTTGCTGGATATTAACTTAGAGATCAAAAAGAAAGAATTTTTATTTATTACAGGGCCTAGTGGTTCAGGTAAGTCAACTCTGCTAAAACTTTTGTATGGCGAGGAGTTACCCACCCAAGGAGAGGTGATTGTTAATGACTGTAGTGTCACAAATTTACGGGGCGATCGCTTATCATTATTACGCCGACGTATTGGCATTGTTTTTCAGGACTACAAACTAATTCCCCAGCGAACAGTCGCGGAAAATGTCACTTTTGTCTTGCAAGCACAAGGTTACACTCGTAAGGAAATTCAGAGGCGTTTAGAACCTACACTCAAATTAGTGGGTTTGCTTTCTAAGGCTGACTGCTTTCCTGATCAACTTTCTGGAGGAGAACAACAACGGGTAAGTATTGCACGGGCGATAGTGGGAACGCCGCCCTTAATATTAGCTGATGAACCTACAGGCAATCTCGATCCCGATAACTCTTGGCAAGTAATGCAGATTCTACAAAAATTAAATGCTTTTGGGGCAACTGTGATTGTCACTACTCACGATGAGCAACTGGTACGCCGATGTAATCGGCCTGTAGTTCAGGTTCGGGATGGTAGATTATATCGTAAATAG
- a CDS encoding alpha/beta fold hydrolase — protein MFQAPGFEQRSIITSLGKMVYYTATGSLWQDNEKTNDQETLVFLHGFGGGSSAYEWSKVYPAFASGYRVLAPDLIGWGQSEHPERNYQIEDYLTTIREFFERTCTGPVTAIASSLTAAFTIRVAIAHPDLFKSLILVTPAGLSDFGENYSRSIFAQIVSIPLLDRVLYSTGVASSAGIRSFLEQRQFAQANRVYDEIVEAYLQSAQQTNAEYAALSFVRGDLCFDLSLYIQQLNIPTAIIWGQKSQFTGPEIGRRLAEQNPQAIRVFQQLENVGLTPQLELPAVTIGLIEKFLPLLNSH, from the coding sequence ATGTTTCAAGCACCAGGATTTGAGCAACGCTCTATAATTACTTCACTGGGTAAGATGGTGTATTACACTGCCACAGGGTCGCTTTGGCAGGATAATGAGAAGACTAATGACCAAGAAACTTTGGTGTTTCTGCATGGCTTTGGCGGCGGGTCTTCTGCTTATGAGTGGTCGAAAGTATATCCCGCGTTTGCTTCGGGATATCGCGTATTAGCGCCAGATTTAATTGGTTGGGGTCAATCGGAACATCCAGAGCGCAATTATCAAATTGAAGATTATTTAACGACTATTCGAGAGTTTTTTGAGCGGACTTGTACGGGACCAGTGACAGCGATCGCCTCTTCTCTCACCGCAGCATTTACAATTAGAGTAGCGATCGCACATCCAGATTTATTTAAGTCGCTTATTCTTGTCACACCAGCCGGACTGTCGGATTTTGGCGAAAACTATTCTCGCAGTATTTTTGCTCAAATCGTCAGTATTCCTCTTCTGGATCGCGTACTATACAGCACTGGAGTTGCTAGTAGTGCAGGTATTCGTAGTTTCTTAGAACAACGGCAATTCGCCCAAGCTAACCGAGTATATGACGAAATTGTCGAAGCTTATTTACAATCAGCCCAACAGACCAACGCTGAGTATGCAGCATTATCATTTGTTCGGGGTGACTTATGCTTCGATTTATCCCTGTACATTCAACAGTTAAACATCCCCACAGCAATTATTTGGGGGCAAAAGTCTCAGTTCACTGGGCCAGAAATTGGCCGACGTTTGGCCGAACAAAACCCCCAAGCAATCAGAGTGTTTCAACAATTAGAAAATGTAGGATTAACTCCACAGCTGGAACTACCAGCCGTGACAATTGGACTCATTGAGAAATTCCTGCCTTTACTTAATAGCCATTAA
- a CDS encoding MFS transporter, translating into MVNSVNTRPEILWRQVWGLAALLAAIIFSWMAYKFYQPRILEELEFVGLVGWLGIWQGLLIAVIEPMIGGLSDRIQQRLGSRLPMISLGVVLAGVIFVAVSLLVQQNLPIGIRWVVPVLMTVWVIAIIIFRAPAIALLTQFAPKSELPQANAVLVFVLGLIGAINPVLNICLDNMGASITFLVGAIALILAAYIMQLFTPKHSLHISSLNSEPTVKTPVQMFILIFIIGLGTGIELNLLLSIFPQVLQIQLPNLTVEFIASAMLLVSAIVSVPLGDWTAQLGANKSMLLGLGAMTALMGLALLNDSDKLAIAFILAFGISFSLVFISMIPLVLSKVHPSRAGLGTGLYFGGSAGGTAIVTLLIKELGNTSIGAFLLAEFAFVLVSVCILLSRRFRILPY; encoded by the coding sequence ATGGTTAACTCTGTCAATACCCGCCCCGAAATTTTATGGCGACAAGTTTGGGGATTAGCCGCTTTATTAGCTGCCATCATCTTCAGTTGGATGGCTTACAAGTTTTATCAACCGAGGATTTTAGAGGAATTGGAATTTGTCGGACTGGTTGGCTGGTTGGGGATATGGCAAGGGTTACTAATAGCTGTGATTGAACCGATGATTGGTGGGTTGTCCGATCGCATTCAGCAGCGTTTGGGTAGTCGCTTACCTATGATTAGTCTAGGGGTAGTCCTAGCTGGTGTCATTTTTGTAGCTGTATCACTGTTAGTTCAACAGAATTTACCCATAGGTATACGTTGGGTTGTGCCGGTGTTGATGACTGTTTGGGTCATCGCCATAATTATTTTCCGCGCCCCGGCGATCGCACTTTTAACGCAATTTGCCCCTAAAAGCGAGTTACCCCAAGCGAATGCAGTGTTGGTGTTCGTCTTAGGACTGATAGGCGCTATCAATCCCGTGTTAAATATTTGCCTCGACAATATGGGTGCATCTATCACCTTTCTTGTGGGAGCGATCGCTTTAATTTTGGCAGCATATATTATGCAATTATTCACGCCTAAACATTCGTTGCACATCTCTAGCCTCAACTCAGAACCAACGGTTAAGACTCCTGTGCAGATGTTTATCCTGATTTTCATCATTGGCTTAGGGACAGGAATTGAACTTAACCTACTTTTATCAATATTTCCCCAAGTATTACAAATACAACTACCCAACCTGACAGTAGAATTTATTGCTTCTGCCATGTTGTTAGTCTCGGCGATCGTCTCTGTTCCTTTGGGCGATTGGACAGCACAACTAGGTGCAAATAAATCTATGCTACTGGGTTTGGGTGCAATGACGGCCTTAATGGGGCTAGCCTTGTTAAATGACAGCGATAAACTGGCGATCGCTTTCATCCTGGCATTTGGTATTAGCTTCAGTTTAGTGTTTATCAGCATGATTCCCTTAGTGTTAAGTAAGGTTCACCCCAGTCGTGCAGGTTTAGGTACAGGACTATATTTTGGTGGTAGTGCCGGCGGTACAGCCATAGTTACGCTGCTCATCAAAGAATTAGGAAACACATCTATAGGTGCTTTTTTATTAGCTGAATTTGCTTTTGTATTAGTAAGTGTCTGTATTCTTTTAAGCAGAAGATTTCGTATATTGCCTTATTAA